From Penicillium psychrofluorescens genome assembly, chromosome: 1, one genomic window encodes:
- a CDS encoding uncharacterized protein (ID:PFLUO_001978-T1.cds;~source:funannotate) — translation MAASPFASRSPSLTISSPNTLRLRASTAQNASQTSVARRPQNADQELTEQLNDEVRQKYVKDKRLGEGTYAVVYLGHLKNDPSSSVAIKKIKVNAEYKDGLAMDAIREVKYLQELSHPNIIALHDVFSSKDQNLSLVLEYLPRGDLEMLIKDVNIHYGVADVKAWMGMLARGVWFCHENFVLHRDIKPNNLLIGSDGEVKLADFGLARSFADPNYNMTHQVITRWYRPLELLYGARQYSGAVDVWSMGMVFAELLIRIPFVAGNTDLDQISKICEAFGTPTEENWPGVTQLPNYIPSDRNVPLQGREFFLRQFPIAGPVGAELLMSMCALDPRKRTTALQALRHSWWTTEPKPTKKEDLPRKAGGDKKMGDDLTRRGGELDDSTFKNAARQLDFGAK, via the exons ATGGCAGCATCTCCCTTTGCCTCCCGCTCCCCCTCGCTGACCATCTCATCGCCCAATACCCTCCGACTGAGAGCTTCGACGGCCCAGAACGCATCGCAGACCTCGGTGGCCCGGCGGCCGCAGAATGCAGACCAAGAGCTTACGGAACAGCTGAACGATGAGGTGCGGCAGAAATACGTAAAAG ACAAGAGGCTCGGAGAAGGTACCTACGCAGTTGTATATCTCGGCCACCTCAAGAACGATCCCAGCTCTTCTGtcgccatcaagaagatcaaggtcaaTGCCGAATACAAAGATGGACTTGCCATGGACGCCATTCGGGAGGTCAAGTACCTCCAGGAGCTCTCTCACCCCAACATCATCGCGCTGCACGACGTGTTCTCGTCCAAGGACCAAAACCTCAGCCTGGTCCTGGAGTACCTTcctcgaggagatctggAAATGCTGATCAAGGATGTCAACATTCACTACGGTGTTGCCGACGTCAAGGCCTGGATGGGCATGCTGGCCCGGGGAGTGTGGTTCTGCCATGAGAATTTCGTGCTGCATCGGGATATCAAACCCAACAACTTGTTGATCGGCTCCGATGGAGAGGTCAAACTGGCCGATTTCGGTCTCGCGCGATCGTTTGCAGACCCCAATTACAACATGACCCACCAAGTGATCACGCGCTGGTACCGCCCTCTGGAATTGCTGTATGGCGCGCGCCAGTATTCAGGCGCCGTGGATGTCTGGTCCATGGGCATGGTCTTTGCGgagcttctcatccgcatccCCTTCGTAGCCGGCAACACAGACCTGGACCAAATCTCGAAGATCTGCGAAGCGTTTGGTACGCCCACGGAGGAGAATTGGCCGGGCGTCACCCAGTTGCCCAACTACATCCCTTCGGACCGGAATGTACCATTGCAAGGGCGCGAGTTCTTCCTGCGACAGTTCCCCATCGCGGGTCCGGTGGGTGCGGAGCTGCTCATGTCGATGTGTGCGCTGGATCCGCGGAAACGAACCACGGCTCTCCAGGCCCTGCGGCACAGCTGGTGGACCACTGAACCCAAACcgaccaagaaggaggaTCTGCCGCGCAAAGCGGGTGGTGACAAGAAGATGGGCGATGACTTGACCCGGCGGGGCGGCGAACTGGACGACAGCACGTTCAAGAATGCGGCGCGCCAGTTGGATTTCGGAGCGAAGTAA
- a CDS encoding uncharacterized protein (ID:PFLUO_001979-T1.cds;~source:funannotate): MAMRNTPLGSLPSRLVHTVHTSRQCLRQFHKPARPAASVPSPTPFVPDVQTFLTLIGRSMSKHASKLPSWEKLFTLNSSELREAGIEPARQRRYLMRKREKFRKGLHGPGGDLEHVVDGVAQLRVVEVPDVSAKPDNGKAYLSASATLSPGMRRVVVNLPPDVTKYEHNSESPLKKFAQIKIHRGSMIKGPFLQPVQGSNGSVATLKVQEGMWEDKRGHKVDGGERRRVEVQAKRRVEERRKGTA; encoded by the coding sequence atggcgatgCGCAACACACCGCTGGGCTCCCTCCCATCACGCCTAGTCCACACAGTCCACACCTCCAGACAATGCCTCCGACAATTCCACAAACCCGCCCGGCCAGCAGCATCCGTGCCCTCGCCGACCCCCTTCGTCCCGGACGTGCAGACATTTCTCACCCTGATCGGCCGTTCGATGTCCAAGCACGCGAGCAAGCTGCCCTCATGGGAGAAACTCTTCACGCTCAACTCCAGCGAGCTCCGAGAAGCGGGCATTGAACCCGCCCGCCAACGCCGATACCTGATGCGGAAGCGCGAGAAGTTCCGCAAGGGTCTTCACGGCCCCGGAGGGGACCTGGAGCATGTCGTCGACGGCGTGGCGCAGTTACGGGTTGTGGAAGTTCCCGATGTCTCTGCGAAACCGGATAACGGCAAAGCCTACCTGTCGGCGTCGGCGACTCTGTCCCCCGGCATGAGACGGGTGGTCGTCAATCTACCCCCTGATGTGACGAAATATGAGCACAACTCGGAGTCGCCGCTGAAGAAGTTCGCACAGATCAAGATCCATCGGGGCTCGATGATCAAGGGGCCTTTCCTGCAGCCCGTACAGGGGAGCAATGGCTCTGTCGCAACGCTCAAAGTTCAGGAAGGGATGTGGGAGGACAAGCGGGGACACAAGGTTGATGGAGGTGAGAGGCGCCGGGTCGAGGTTCAGGCCAAGCGGCGAGTCGAAGAGCGGAGGAAGGGAACCGCGTGA
- a CDS encoding uncharacterized protein (ID:PFLUO_001980-T1.cds;~source:funannotate), which produces MGLFSTFLDSFCEHCSSLSIYTLVAVGTLSFIALSVVVNVLRQLLFKSPNEPPVVFHWFPFVGSTISYGIDPYKFFFSSRAKYGDIFTFVLLGKKTTVYLGTKGNEFILNGKLRDVCAEEVYSPLTTPVFGRHVVYDCPNSKLMEQKKFVKFGLTSEALRSYVRLITTEVDNFVESSHWFQKPKGTFNVSKAIGEITIYTASRSLQGKEVRDRFDSTFADMYHDLDKGFAPINFMLPWAPLPHNRKRDAAQKRMTDTYMDIIKERRAAGVKRDEDDMVWNLMSCAYKNGTPVPDEEVAHMMIALLMAGQHSSSSTAAWIVLRMATCPEIMDELYEEQKRVLGSDLPPLTYESMQKLDLHAKVIKETLRIHAPIHSLIRAVKNPMPIDGTPYVIPTSHNVLSSPGVTARSEEFFPNPLKWSPHRWDETTVAEEDKDEEQIDYGYGLVTKGTNSPYLPFGAGRHRCIGEQFAYVQLGTILATLVRHFKFSNPPDRSSIPETDYSSLFSKPLGTSFVQYEKRGSKA; this is translated from the exons ATGGGTCTCTTCTCTACTTTCCTCGACTCGTTCTGCGAGCACTGCTCCTCCCTGTCGATCTATACCCTGGTGGCCGTCGGCACCTTGTCCTTTATCGCTCTCTCGGTCGTGGTCAACGttctgcgccagctgctgtTCAAGAGCCCTAACGAGCCCCCCGTGGTCTTCCATTGGTTCCCATTTGTCGGTAGTACCATCAGCTACGGCATCGACCCCTACaagttcttcttcagctcccgCGCAAAGTACGGCGATATCTTCACGTTCGTGCTCCTCGGCAAAAAAACCACCGTCTATCTGGGCACCAAGGGCAACGAATTTATTTTGAACGGCAAGCTGCGCGACGTCTGCGCAGAGGAGGTGTATTCTCCGCTAACGACCCCCGTGTTTGGTCGCCATGTGGTCTACGATTGCCCCAACTCCAAACTCATGGAACAGAAGAAG TTTGTCAAATTTGGTCTCACCTCTGAGGCGCTTCGTTCGTACGTCCGTCTGATCACCACCGAGGTGGACAATTTCGTCGAATCCTCCCACTGGTTCCAGAAGCCCAAGGGTACCTTCAACGTCTCCAAGGCAATTGGTGAGATCACCATCTACACGGCGTCGCGCTCTTTGCAAGGAAAGGAGGTTCGGGATAGGTTTGACTCGACTTTCGCGGATATGTACCACGATCTCGACAAGGGCTTTGCGCCAATCAACTTCATGCTGCCGTGGGCACCTCTCCCCCACAACCGCAAACGCGACGCCGCGCAGAAACGGATGACCGACACGTAcatggatatcatcaagGAGCGCCGGGCGGCCGGTGTTAAGAGGGATGAGGACGATATGGTGTGGAATCTCATGTCGTGCGCTTACAAGAATGGCACTCCTGTCCCTGACGAGGAAGTCGCCCACATGATGATTGCGCTTTTAATGGCTGGCCAGcactcctcgtcctcgaccGCTGCCTGGATCGTCCTACGCATGGCCACCTGCCCTGAAATCATGGACGAACTGTAtgaggagcagaagcggGTCCTGGGCTCCGACCTCCCCCCTCTTACTTATGAGAGTATGCAGAAGCTGGACCTGCACGCcaaggtgatcaaggagaCGCTTCGCATCCACGCGCCCATCCACTCGCTCATCCGCGCCGTCAAGAACCCGATGCCCATTGACGGAACCCCCTATGTCATCCCCACCTCCCACAACGtcctctcttctcccggCGTCACGGCCCGGTCGGAGGAGTTCTTCCCCAACCCGCTCAAGTGGAGCCCTCACCGCTGGGACGAGACCACtgtggccgaggaggatAAGGATGAAGAGCAGATCGATTACGGATACGGTCTGGTCACCAAGGGCACAAACAGCCCATATCTGCCCTTCGGCGCCGGTCGCCACCGCTGCATTGGCGAGCAGTTTGCCTATGTGCAGCTGGGCACCATTCTGGCTACCTTGGTCCGGCATTTCAAATTCTCCAACCCTCCGGACAGGTCTTCTATCCCGGAGACGGACTACTCG TCACTGTTTTCCAAACCCCTCGGCACATCATTCGTGCAGTATGAAAAGCGTGGATCTAAAGCATGA